The proteins below come from a single Aquarana catesbeiana isolate 2022-GZ linkage group LG12, ASM4218655v1, whole genome shotgun sequence genomic window:
- the LOC141114312 gene encoding keratin, type I cytoskeletal 19-like codes for MSYSYAHSSSSRAGSGLSSRLSSGVFGSSSVHGGYSGPGISHSTSRMVSSGFSGGSSFGGAGSSGFGASHADGVLSGNEKYTMQNLNDRLSNYLDKVKCLEEANTELEHKIHDWYEKQGSVTVREQNYSPFWTTIEDLREKIQASTTENHQITLAIDNARLAADDFKLKYENEQHLRIGVESDIQGLRRVLDELTLSRSDLELQIENLKEELAYLKKNHEEEMSDKGQQMSGTVSVEMDAAPGADLCKILGDMREQYEYMAERNRRDAEGWFLSQSESLQKEVVSNTQQVHSSKSEVTELRRTMQGLEIELQSQHSMRAGLEASISETEGRYGAQLHHVQSVIGTLEEHLTNLRSDLEHQNMEYKTLLDIKAHLEAEIATYRKLLEEHDHGTGASHKDSAGPSTNTTTTKVHTVVKEETSAADKK; via the exons ATGAGTTATAGCTATGCACACAGCAGCTCTTCCAGGGCTGGAAGTGGTCTTTCATCTCGACTATCTAGTGGAGTCTTTGGCTCATCAAGTGTGCATGGAGGTTATTCTGGCCCTGGTATCTCTCACTCCACCTCTAGGATGGTGTCTTCTGGATTTAGCGGTGGCTCTTCTTTTGGTGGTGCTGGCAGCTCTGGCTTTGGTGCCAGCCATGCAGATGGAGTTCTCTCTGGAAATGAAAAGTACACTATGCAAAACCTCAATGACCGCCTGTCAAATTACTTGGACAAGGTGAAGTGTTTGGAAGAGGCCAATACAGAGCTTGAGCACAAGATCCATGACTGGTATGAGAAGCAAGGGTCAGTCACTGTGCGTGAGCAAAACTATTCTCCCTTCTGGACAACAATAGAAGATCTGCGTGAAAAG ATTCAAGCTTCCACAACTGAGAACCATCAAATCACATTGGCAATTGACAATGCTCGCTTGGCCGCGGATGATTTTAAACTCAA GTATGAGAATGAGCAACACTTGCGAATTGGAGTTGAATCTGATATCCAGGGTTTGAGAAGGGTTTTGGATGAATTAACACTCTCCAGATCAGACCTGGAGTTGCAGATTGAGAATCTGAAGGAAGAGTTGGCCTACCTGAAGAAGAATCATGAGGAG GAAATGAGTGATAAGGGCCAGCAGATGAGTGGAACAGTGAGCGTAGAGATGGACGCAGCTCCAGGAGCTGACCTTTGCAAGATCTTGGGTGACATGAGAGAGCAGTATGAATACATGGCTGAGAGAAACAGGAGGGATGCAGAGGGATGGTTCTTATCCCAG agcGAATCCCTGCAGAAGGAGGTTGTGTCCAACACACAACAAGTCCATTCCAGCAAATCAGAGGTCACAGAGTTGAGACGCACCATGCAGGGTTTGGAGATTGAGCTGCAGTCACAGCACAGCATG AGAGCAGGACTGGAGGCTTCCATTTCTGAAACGGAGGGCCGTTACGGTGCTCAACTCCACCATGTCCAGTCTGTCATTGGCACCCTTGAAGAACACCTGACCAATCTGCGATCTGATCTGGAACATCAGAATATGGAGTACAAAACACTTCTCGATATCAAGGCTCATCTGGAGGCTGAGATTGCCACGTACCGTAAACTGCTGGAGGAACATGATCATGG CACTGGAGCTTCTCATAAGGATAGTGCAG GGCCAAGTACAAACACTACTACTACAAAGGTTCACACTGTTGTGAAAGAAGAGACTTCTGCAGCTGACAAGAAGTGA